TGCTCCCTGCTTGCTGATTTGCGCGCCTTTACATGGAGGTGTGGCAGCAGGGGGGTGAATCGGTGTACCGGCGAAGCGGCACAACAGCGTTAGCGACACAGCGTTGTACCTGCGGAGaggtgttttccttttttttttaacgcgcTTGACTGAGCGGAGAAGTGCGCCCCACACGTGACCGCCCGCACTACGTGGATATTCACATTTCGATGCACAGCCGTGTGCGTGATTTCCCCTGGCGCCGCCGACCAGCGGACGGCAGGATTAAAGCCAAATGCCAGCTGACATATACCGTGCAGTTATATCCCCCCTGCGCGCACCCAATGAATACACCCTTTTAGCGCAAACACTGTGGCGAACTCGAATGACCATTTCAcacttttacattttttacaaaaaggcGCCCTGAACGGAGAGCAGTGCTGTAAGTATTGCAAAAGTTACTGGTGTGCATGCGTCATTCGGGGTGGgaaacaaatgggaagatCTCACCCGTTTGACGCTTCGCAAAATGTGGATGGCGTGGTTGATGTGTTTCTCCACCCCAGGAAAGCAGCTCCATATGGTCCACCTGTTCCCGTGATTGGTCAAAAATTGCTTTAATTATGTTACGGAggttcatttttacattgcCGTTCATGCAAATGAGGAACGCCATTTGGCTatgattacattttttttccatccctCTGGCCCGCTCGGCGAGCTCTTTTCTAGCGTGTAAACCGGCGTTCCTCTCCCCCAAGTGCGGagtccattttttgtaacattCACCGGTCGTGTGACCAATTTGGGGAGCGGCCCCCGTGGAGGAATGGTAAATACGCAAAGattggtcatttttttttcccttttttatgctgacctgttcaggtaaaaatgtatcttttttttttggcagtttttttcgagggaaacaaaaaaagggaacggGGGGGATTCCCACAGAACGCGCCGCATAACCTATTGTTGTatgtcaaaatggggaaacatATACAGTGCCGCTTTTATGGGTGACTGCCatgaaaagatgaaaaaaaaaattgtttcccTTAATTATCTACACAAGTGGGCATATGCCATGTTGACgaaatttgtataaaaaaaaattatagccCTTTTTCTGGCGCATGCATGGAGAGGGAGAAATGCATATTCCCGActgtaaaaggaaaaagagcgaacaagtggaaaaaaaacgagggGTACCACTCCATTTTCCTTTCAGGATGGTATAATCTCCTttgtgcgaaaaaaaatgccgtaaagaaaaatgtgctGAGCATGCGGCGTATAGGGGCAACGCTCCCCCCTCTGGCGTCATACCCGCGTTGTGGAGTTGTGAGGggttttcaaaaataaaattcccaCCGGGGGGCGGTACACTCTCTTCCTATGCGGGAGAGGTCCGCGTACGTTAGGCTTTTATATAGGCCACTCCTCTATgcggtgaagaagccaaacGTGAGATAAACACGTATGAGGGGGGAAGATAAACTGTTTGATGACTACCTACTCGCAAACCAtaagaaggggggaaaaaggtcCCTTCGCGCAGGTGAGGTAAACGATATGCCGTATCCGCGCTTGCAACGAAAAGTGCACCATAAGGGTGCGCCAGCCACGGGCAAAAATTGGAAGagaaagaagcagaaaaagaagtaGGGGGAGGGCAATTATCACCACCTAATAAAACGCCCCCTCGCTTCACCGCATTGCTAAGCAGTGTTTTACGCGTGATGAGGAGCATACTGTGGTTGGCCTTTCCCCCCGTCGTGGCAACCACACTGCGTAACTGTGACTGCCGTTGGGGTTAGCGGTAGCGGTGCGGTCGTGTTATATCCctcaacaaaaaaaaacatggcGGCGGCTAACGCACTGGGGATGAACTCTCCGcgtgagaaaaaagggaaggaaaaaaaaatgaccaccGCACAGTGGGCgggatatatatatattatatgtattccTCGAGGGGCACTTCCTCCAAACGGCATATGCGCAAGGTACAAACGTATGCGGCGATTGaatatgctttattttgccaGCGGGCACAACTGCGTTCCCTCCCCGAGGAGCCTTCGAAcagtagtaaaaaaaaaaaaaaaaattgcacgaGGTATGCGAAAATAGCACAATATATAATCTGCTCTGCTCTgctgcgctttttttttttttttttttttttttttatgaaaagtGTTTACAAAGATCTACAAAGATAAACTGCCATCCTCCGCGTGAAgtaaattttacatttcgCGAGAACGGAAAAAGGAAGCTCACTCGCTCGCTCACTCGCTCACTCACTCACTAACTTTACTGCTGCTTCGCAAGCCATTCGTTAGTGTtcgttcccccccccccccccgcagctgcTAAAAGGGGCATATAATATCACATACGTGTATGTAAACGTATGCATACGCATGTTTACGCATGTATATGCTCGCAAAGCTGCACGTTTAGAGGAAGGAGGAACAATCTGCCAACCGGTGGAAGATACCCCAGCGACTGTTTTAACGTCCCCAACGGAGTGACGTACAAAAATTTGTCATCTTTTTTGCATTCGATTGAGGAAAAATggtaaagtgaaaaatgaaataattgaACAACTCCCATTTGGATTAGCCCCTTCTGTGTTCTCCATGCGGGAGTTAGGAGCGGCATTCTGGGCGAGCGCGCCAACGCGACGTTTGAGTGTACCGTGCAGTTGCGCGAATCCGTTACGTAgcgcagaagggggagcgACCGAAGCGCTcaaagaggcaaaaaagggagttgCCGTGGCGAGTGAAACGATGGGAAGTTGGAAGCCCCTCGTGAGAAGGAGGCACCTGTCGGCGCGCCGCGTTTACGCACCGTGTGACTCCTATCCATGTggctttttctccccccctccccatttttgcttccctacAGGCGGAAGAATTCACAGAAGATATAGGAGTGGTAAACAAGAGGCTACTCGAGCCAGTGCCCTTTGTAAGAACGAATAACTGCATCAAGGACGTAGACTCCGAGCTGTTTATTAAGGCATATGCAAGTTACTTAAAACTGCACAACAAAATAACCTTCCCAAAATGGTGTAACTTCGTTAAAACaggaaagggaagaaagtTGGCTCCCCTAAATGAGGACTGGTATTTTGTGAAAGCGTCGAGCATCTTGAGGAAATTGTACCTTAGCCCAGACATTGGCGTTGGCTTCCTCAGAAGGCACTACAGCTACAAGCAGAGAAGAGGTGTTGCCCCCAACCACACCAGTTTGGCTAGCGGAAAGATCTTAAGGTCAATTTTGCAGCAGCTAGAAAACCTCGGCTATGTAGAGCAGAAcccaaagaaaaagggaaggagaCTCACgaccaagggggaaaatgccATCAACAACTTTGCCAGGTACATCAACAAGAAGGTCTACAAGCTGGATAAGGAGTgattggggggaggggcaaatgaggaagagggACCACGCGAATCATCTCGTGGAACTTGCATCACGTGGAACTTGCATCACGTGTGCAGACTCGCCGAATGTGAGAACCCCCCGCGCTGCTGCATCGGTGTGGGAGGAGGCCTTGCCCCTGGATAGGCGCAATTATCAGCGAGATGCACCATACtgttttctttccttcttacatttcttatatttcttttttctttttttttttttttcccccttgtgaATTTACACGTATGTGCGttattccccctttttaacacTTCAATGTTGTGGTACCCCACCCTGCTTAAGCAACTTCACGTCGACTGCGAAAAGGGCACGGCAACATGCGGGGAGAGAACCCCAGCTGTGTGACCCTGATAGTGACAGCTGcagctttaatttttatgccttaagttttttaaaaattgagcGAAGCGCGCTGGGTGCGCggcacaaatgggaaaattgcctgaacggtcaggcgaaaaaaaaaaaaaaaaaaaaaagaaaaaagagagggAGGAAGGATGGAATGAAGGATGGAATGAAGGATGGAATGAAGGATGGAATGAAGGATGGAATGAAGGATGGAATGAAGGATGGAATGAAGgatggaagaaaaatgctttctccttccccccaaAGTTCGCTTCACACCTTGCTGACAGAAAAACCGCTTGTGTGAAACACGACGGGGGGTTGGCGTCCCTATGCAGGGCTAACATCTCCTCATGGAGTTAAACTGTTCCCAGCAGGGTGAAAGGAGACGCACAAATACTTACTTCACTTCCTTTGGGAGGAAGAGTCCCACTGGGTGGCCTCCACACAGCGTCGTTTCCTTCGCGCTTTGACCTGCCTTTTTGTAGTTTTCTCTTCTTAAAGGCGTGCACATGTGGTTGGTGAAGCGCGTCGTGGTCCAATGTGGCCACGATTTGCAACGAGCCGTTGTCCTATGCCTCTCCCCATTGAATAACTGGAGAGGTGGCTCCCTTCCACGTCAGCGAAATTTCGCCTCCCTCTGGGCTGTTCAATTTGTTCCTACTGACCCATGTTGGCATGTGTTTCCGTTTGGCGGGTACATCCGCGATGGGCGAAGGGGAGgcaattttggaaaaaaaaaaaaaaaaaaaaaacacatatatatatatatatatatacgacGTGCACGTAGCCACACCGCTTTTGTGAGCGAAACGGGGAGGAGATAACTCGACGAAGGCGCTGACCCACGCGAGGTTCGCACCACTGTATGCAACGTTTCGCGGGAAGGGGCAATTCGCGGGACGAGGCAGTTGGCGTGCCCGAAGGACTCACTCCACCCCAGTGCATTTCCAagaggtaatttttttttttttaagcgcgCATAATACGTAGGGTAACATGCCGCAGATTTCGTGATGCAGAGGAGCCCCGTTTGGGAATAAACTTTCACCTTTGACAGTTCCCCCGCGTTTCGCCAAATCGATATGAACTCCTCCCCCGGAAGGAGTaaacgcaaaaagggaatggCAACAGTGACAGCCGCCGCAGCAGCAGCGCATGCGTGAGAGAGTACACAACGGTGAAGCACGAGCAGTTGTTACGTGCCTGCTGAGCAAACATTTTCCGTTCAGCTGGCGCGGCCTATTTGAAGGTACCTCTTTGCTTATTCGCGCGTGGGGATGGAAAGGGGAGCATCGCCCGCGGTGACTACTTGTTCGAGGGGCATTTTAGGGCAGCTCCATTTGGAGCGTCACCTGAGGCCATCGCTATTGAGGGTATCGCTATCTGAGGGCACTacttcctccctttttgcggAGGAAAGGCACATACAATAGCACACGCTTGCTTACCGCATTGCTCAGGGGGTGCAACTTTGCGCTGCCTTGCGCTGCCCAGTGACGCCGCGGTTGAGAAGTTTAATCGGCTGCCAGTCAGCGCTTCTTACGGAGGGACCACCCCGTTGTAGCACCCCCCCCCCGAATGCACCATGGCGGAGGAATATGAGAAGTACAAGCGGTTCGAGTACCGCATGAACTCTAACCTGGTCCTCCAGAGGGAGGGCCCCATCCCGAATTTTAATGAGCCGACGGGGGAGAGCGAAAGTCTGGTGGGGAAGCTGAAGCATAAGATGGGAGACAAGGTAGAATACACGAAGCCGACTAGCCAAAGCAGCagaagggaagaagcatTTAGGAGAAGCAACAAGAGAAAGGATCTTATCTTCGatgagaagaggaagagagtGAGACGAGGAAGCAGTGGGGGAATCAAAGAGAGGAGCGTTTTAAATATTAACCTTCAggatatatttatgtacaaGCCGAGCACGAAATACACggaaaaaatgtttgcaaATGTGATGGGGTTGGTTCGAAGCATCATTGGAGACCACACGGGGGATATTATTAACAGTGCATGTAATGAgatccttttcattttaaaaaacgaaaagataagcagtgaggagaaaaaaaaaaaagtggaagaggcGCTGGAGGTGAGCTCCATGAGTGATGAGCAGTTTCTCCAGATGAACAACTTCGCCAGGGAAATTTATGATTTCAACCGGAAGGAAGTTTTGGAGGAGgtggacgaggaggagggggtCGCCGTGGTCTttgaggaggacgacgagtATTTGGATTACCGGAGCAGCACGAGGGGGCGGGACAGTGTGAAGAGCCAGGAGGGCATGGCCAGCACGAACGAGTTGAGCGATGAGTACGGGGGTGGGGAGGTAGAagaaga
Above is a genomic segment from Plasmodium vivax chromosome 5, whole genome shotgun sequence containing:
- a CDS encoding 40S ribosomal protein S19s, putative (encoded by transcript PVX_090160A); translation: MAEEFTEDIGVVNKRLLEPVPFVRTNNCIKDVDSELFIKAYASYLKLHNKITFPKWCNFVKTGKGRKLAPLNEDWYFVKASSILRKLYLSPDIGVGFLRRHYSYKQRRGVAPNHTSLASGKILRSILQQLENLGYVEQNPKKKGRRLTTKGENAINNFARYINKKVYKLDKE